From the Glandiceps talaboti chromosome 12, keGlaTala1.1, whole genome shotgun sequence genome, one window contains:
- the LOC144443664 gene encoding fatty acid-binding protein 1, liver-like yields MAYAGKWKYHKQENMEKFLLGLGMPAEKAKDMATVDSLVECGKAGDSLFISATVRGETTKQTFKYGEPFKLNVPFLGINEVVTATEEDNKLIIKGTVTETREIQGDMMIITLVKPGIDVVGKRYLKRA; encoded by the coding sequence ATGGCTTACGCTGGTAAATGGAAGTATCATAAACAGGAAAACATGGAAAAATTTCTCCTAGGTCTCGGGATGCCTGCCGAGAAAGCCAAAGATATGGCAACTGTTGATTCATTGGTCGAGTGTGGGAAAGCTGGCGACTCCCTTTTCATCAGCGCCACGGTGAGAGGGGAAACTACAAAGCAGACATTCAAATATGGCGAGCCTTTTAAACTTAACGTGCCGTTCCTCGGAATTAATGAAGTTGTGACAGCAACCGAAGAAGACAACAAGCTAATAATCAAAGGTACGGTGACCGAAACACGTGAAATACAGGGCGACATGATGATCATTACCCTCGTCAAGCCAGGAATTGATGTAGTCGGTAAACGTTATTTGAAACGTGCCTAG
- the LOC144443663 gene encoding fatty acid-binding protein, intestinal-like, with product MAYAGTWKFSKQENMDKFLASTGMPADKAKETASTDSTIVCGKDGDMYFIKETIKGKVYESKFKMGVPFKLDVAFLGLNETVTATEEGDKLIVKGSLTETREIQGNTLIITLTKDGIAGNGKRYYNKC from the coding sequence atggCTTATGCTGGTACATGGAAGTTTTCAAAACAGGAGAACATGGACAAGTTCCTCGCCAGTACTGGAATGCCGGCTGACAAGGCGAAAGAAACAGCATCAACGGATTCAACCATAGTTTGTGGTAAAGACGGAGACATGTATTTCATCAAGGAGACCATCAAAGGAAAAGTCTACGAATCCAAATTCAAAATGGGCGTGCCTTTCAAACTCGACGTGGCATTTCTTGGCCTCAATGAAACCGTCACCGCCACCGAAGAAGGGGATAAGCTGATAGTTAAAGGTAGTTTGACCGAAACGCGTGAAATCCAGGGAAATACTTTGATCATCACTCTCACCAAGGATGGCATAGCGGGAAATGGCAAACGTTACTACAACAAATGTTAA